The Pseudofrankia inefficax genome window below encodes:
- a CDS encoding helix-turn-helix transcriptional regulator, giving the protein MSEVMKRRRAELGLSQQQLAERVGVDRRQIRRYEADEQQPLLSVGLALAEALGVSAAELAGRPSPSVGLAGIWWSAWQTFKDGAEVITSQEVRIGERLGDHMTMDALSRGNVTLEEGGYLWRGELRIWDNHILMGWYAADDGSVTSKGTMYFALHPHGINLQGRWVGLSYDGPIVTGWAATAKTESEARALIESLKQRGTPV; this is encoded by the coding sequence ATGTCCGAGGTCATGAAGCGCCGACGCGCAGAGCTGGGCCTGTCTCAGCAGCAGTTGGCGGAGCGGGTCGGTGTCGACCGCCGGCAGATCCGCCGGTACGAAGCCGATGAGCAACAGCCGCTGCTGTCCGTCGGCCTGGCCCTCGCGGAGGCGCTCGGTGTGTCGGCCGCCGAGCTGGCGGGGCGGCCGTCTCCCAGCGTCGGGCTGGCCGGGATCTGGTGGTCCGCCTGGCAGACCTTCAAGGACGGCGCGGAGGTCATCACGTCCCAAGAGGTCCGCATCGGCGAGCGCCTGGGCGATCACATGACCATGGACGCCCTGAGTCGAGGGAACGTCACCCTCGAAGAGGGCGGCTACCTGTGGCGCGGCGAACTGCGGATCTGGGACAACCACATCCTCATGGGCTGGTACGCGGCCGATGACGGCTCGGTCACCTCGAAGGGCACCATGTACTTCGCCCTCCACCCCCACGGCATCAACCTGCAAGGCAGATGGGTAGGCCTCAGCTACGACGGACCGATCGTCACCGGCTGGGCAGCAACGGCGAAAACCGAGTCCGAGGCCCGCGCCCTAATCGAGTCCTTGAAGCAGCGCGGGACGCCAGTGTGA